One Chthonomonadales bacterium genomic window, TCGCCAAGGTGAGCTCGCTGAAGGGCGCCGTCATCCCTTCGGACGTGCGAGTGACGGAGACGCGCAACTACGGCCAGACGGCCAGCGAGAAGTCCAACGAGCTTCTCTACCACATGTTGATCGCGATCGTGTCCGTCACCGCGTTGATCGCGGTCGCCCTCGGCAGGCGCGAGGCCCTCGTGGTGCTCGTGGCGATCCCGGTGACCCTGGCCATTACGCTCCTCGTGTTCTACCTGTATGGCTACACGCTCAACCGCATCACGCTGTTCGCGCTCATCTTCTCGATCGGCATCCTGGTGGACGACGCCATCGTAGTGGTTGAGAACATCGTGCGTCACCGCCGGATGCCGGCCGAGGTGCGCAAGCCTCCATTGCAGTCGGCGGTCGAGGCCGTGGACGAGGTGGGCAACCCGACCATCCTCGCGACCTTCACTGTGATCGCGGCCATCCTGCCGATGGCGTTCGTCGGCGGCCTGATGGGTCCGTACATGCGGCCCATCCCGGTCGGCGCATCGGCCGCCATGCTCTTCTCGCTCATCATCGCCTTCGTCGTGACGCCCTGGGCCGCGATCCGGCTACTGAAGGACGGGCGCCACGGCCGGGCCGAGCACGCCGAGGGCGACGACTACCTGACGCGACTGTACCGACGCGTCATGACGCCTCTGCTCCGCCGGCCGCTCGTCCGCTGGGGGTTCCTGGGTGGGGTCGTCGTGCTGCTGCTCGCCGCCATGTCGCTCGTCTGGCTGCGCGCCGTGACGGTCAAGATGCTGCCATTCGACAACAAGAACGAGTTTCAGGTGATCGTCGACATGCCGACCGGGACGACGCTCGAGCACACGGCGGCGGCGACCCGTGCGATCGGCGACTACCTGGCCACCGTGCCCGAGGTGGCCAACTACCAGATGTACGCCGGCGCGGCCAGCCCATACAACTTCAACGGGCTGGTGCGCCACTACTTCATGCGCCGCGGCGCGAACCAGGGCGACATCCAGGTGAACCTGGTCGGCAAGCACGAGCGCTCCGTCCAGAGCCACGCCATCGTCAAACGCATCCGGCCGGGCGTGGCGCGCATCGCGGAGGCCTGGGGAGTCCGGGCCAAGGTCGCGGAGGTGCCGCCCGGCCCGCCGGTGCTCGAGACGCTCGTGGCCGAGGTCTACGGCCCCACCGAGGCGGTCCGCACGCAGGTCGCGCGGGAGGTGAAGGGGATCTTCTCGACGACCGAGGGCGTGGCCGACGTGGACTGGTACATGGACGACGACCAGCCGACCTACCGGTTCGTCGCGGACAAGGAGAAGGCGGCGCTGGCCGGAGTCGACCCCGAGGCGATCGGCCGCACGGTTACGATGGCGCTCAGCGGGGCGCCCGTGGGCCTGGCGCACGACGAGGCGGCGCGCGAGGACGTGCCCATCGTGCTGCGGCTGCCCCGGCAGGAGCGCAGTGGGCTGCGCGAGCTCGACCAGCTCAGCGTGGCCTCGCGCGCGGGCGCGCTCGTGCCGCTCCGCGAGCTGGTCAGACCCGTCGCCATCCCAACGGACAAGTCCATCTACCACAAGAACCTGCTGCCCGTCGTCTACGTCACCGGCGACGTCGTCGGGAGGCAGGAGAGTCCGGTCTATGCCATCCTTGCCATGAACCGGGCGATCGCCGACCTGCGCCTTCCGCGGGGCGGCAAGCTGAACGTGCTCACGACCCACGTGCCCTTCACGACGGACACGGCGCAGATGAAGTGGGACGGCGAATGGCACATCAGCTACGAGGTGTTCCGAGATCTCGGCATCGCCTTCGCGGCCGTGCTCGTGCTGATCTACATCCTGGTGGTCGCCTGGTTCCAGTCGTTCACAACGCCACTGGTGATCATGGCGCCGATCCCGCTCACGCTCGTAGGGATCCTCCCGGCGCACGCCCTGCTCGGGGCGTTCTTCACGGCGACGTCGATGATTGGCTTCATCGCGGGGGCGGGGATCATCGTTCGCAACTCGATCATTCTGGTGGACTTCGTGGAACTGCGCCTGCGGCAGGGGATGCCGCTGGAGCAGGCGGTGATCGACGCAGGCGCAACGCGCTTTCGCCCGATGCTGCTCACGGCGGCCGCGGTGATCGTGGGGTCCTCGGTGATCCTGTTCGACCCGATCTTCCAGGGGCTGGCCGTGGCCCTGATGGCCGGCGAGGTCGCCTCCACGCTACTGTCGCGGCTGGCCGTGCCCGTTCTCTACTACATGGTGCGTGGCCGCGAGGTCGGGGAGCCTGCGACGGCCGTGGCGCCCGCACCGCCGACGCCGGCCGGCGCGTGAGCCGCGCCGCCGAGGAGACTGCTCCAAATGACGACCGAACGGTGGCTTCGCCTGATCGCGGGCGTTTTCGTGGGAGCGACGGCGGCGCTCGCCGCCCTGATGGACATGCGCTGGCTGTGGTTCACGGGCTTCGTGGCGCTGAATCTCGTGCAGTCGGCGTTCACCGACTGGTGCCCGATGAAGTGGCTTCTGGAGCGGCTGGGCGGGCGCTCGGCCACCCAGCAGGCGCCCCGGCACGGGTGACGCGGCCGCTCGCGCGCAGCGGCCGCTCGCGCGCTTGACAGGGGGGATCGGCAACAGTATACTAGGCGTTGCCGCGGCGGGATAGCTCAGCGGTAGAGCAAACGGCTCATAATCGTTAGGCCGGGGGTTCGAATCCCCCTCCCGCTACCGCCCGATGGACGGAGCCCTGCCGTGGGGGGCTCCGTCGCCGCACCTCCGGCCTCGCTAAGTACACCCTCGCTCGCTCCCGCGCTCTGGAACCTTGCCATTCCCGCTACCGCCTTATATGCGCGCGAGACACTGCCCGGGCCGCTGGGCGGCTCGGAACACGACGGCGAAGCGAGGTGGCAGATGCGAGATCGAACGATAGTCACGGTGGCGGTGGCCGCCGTCGGCCTGCTGCTGGCGGCCACGGCTGCCCACGCGCGCGACGAGGGGCCGCTCACCGCTCAGGAGTTTGTGACGAAGGCTACCCACGGCAGCGCCGCGGAGGTCGAGTTGGGGCGGACGGCCGCCGACCAGGGCTACGTCGGCATGGTGAAGGACTTCGGCCAGCGCATGGTACGTGACCACTCGCGGCTGAACGCGGAACTGGCGGCTCTCGCGACTCGCGAAGGGTGCATGGTTCCCACCGGCCCGAGCGACATGCAGATGATGGAGATCGGAGAGCTGGCTAGCCTGGGCAAGAGCGTCTTCGGGTTGGCCTATGCACGCAACCAGGTGAAGGGTCACGAGCAGACGATCGCGCTGTTCAAGCGTGCGGCGAACGAGTTGGCCGACCCTGACCTGCGCCTCTGGGCCTCCAGGACGATTCCAACGCTCGAGCACCATCTGAGCATGGCCCGCGACCTCTATCGCGACGTCATCTGGCGGCGCCGCGCGAACCTGGGGTTCGGCGGACGCTACGACCCCGACAACATCTACGCCGAGCGGACGCCGGCGGGCCCGAGGTCCGTGTACTGATCTGGCAGCGCGCTTGACGCTGCGCGGCATGTGCGCTACGATAGGCCCGGCGGCTCATGCCGCCGGGCCGTAGCACGTGCGCCGATCGGGAGGGACCGCCATGCGCCGCTGCCAGATTCTCCTGTTCGCCCTCGTCACCGTGCTGGTATCTGCGCGCTGTGTGGCGGCCGAGGAGGTCATCTGGACGACCGGTCGCGTCCTGGACGCCGGCAGTGGCCGGCCCATCGGCGACGCCGTCGTGGCGGTGTACGACCAGAAGCAGCGCGTGGTGGATTACGCGCGGACTGATGCCGATGGCTACTACGCCCTCGCCGTCCTGCGAAGCGCCCTTGCGCTGAAGGGCAAGTCGAGCGGGGGCTTTCTGCACGAGGTGACGGCCGGAGTCTCCCGGTTCGTCGGAGGCGTTGGCCGGGTGGCCGCGCTTCCCCTCAAGGTGGGCATCAAGGTTGCGGCGTCGGCCGCGGGGGCGTCGGACCCTCTCATCGGCGCCGGGGTCGGGGTGGTGCCGGCCTGGCCGGCACCGTGGTCGATGGAATGTCGGGCAGGAAGGGCAGGCAGAAGGTCCAGCCGGAACCGGGAACGGTCCTCATGAAGGTGTCGGCGCCGGGCCATGGCGACGTGGTGGCGCTGGCCAGCGTCTACTGGATGCAGCGCGAGCGGGTGCGCGTAGAGGGGAAGGAGCGCCAGGTGCTGACGGCCTGGTTCGATCCGGCCCGCATGGCCGCTCCAGGCGGCGAGGAGCCATCGACCATTCGATTCGACTGCCTGGTGTTCACCGGCGCCACGCTGGAGCCCAGCATCGCCGAGCCCGGTCAGTCGGTCACGCTCACGGCGGCGCTGCCATCGCCGCCGGAGCCCGCCGCGCCCGTCGTGGTGTTGGCGCGCCTCCCCGATGGCAAGGTGCTGGAGCTCGTGCCGGTCGGCTCGGGCCTCTACCGCGCGCGGTTCACGGTGGACAGGCGGTACCCGAGGAACGACAGCGCCGTGACGGTCCTGGCCTACGCGCGTCGGAACTCGGAGGAGGGCCGCGTCCGGAAGGCCGAGGGCGCCGTCAAGAGCGCCGGGTTCTGGGACGCGCGCAAACCCTATGTGTAGGACCCTCTGCGGGTGGCGAGTCGCAACCGCGCGGTGGTGATCCTGACGGTCGTGCAGCCTGCCCGCCGGCCGTAGCGGCCTGGCGCGGCGTTTGACGGCGTTCGAGCGCGCATTGTATAATGGGGCCGGGACGCCCGCTCCCGGGCCGTGCGCGTGCCGCTGCGCGCCCCGTGGCCAGTCGACCGCGAACGAGTCGCCAGGGCCACCGCGAGCGCCGCGGAGATGGCCGGTGAGCGTCGGTGCGCGGCGCTCCAGGTCGCATGGAGCGCGCGGGCGCGCGGACCGCCATACACGTTTTGCAGGCGAGCCGTGGAGGCAGGATGGCGGATCCAACCGCGATACGCCGGCTCCTCGGGGCCGCCACGCTATAGAGCCAGGACCGGCGCTGCTGTGCAGCGGTTCCGCCGTCTGCGCGCGCGCGGCCGTGGCCTCAGGAGATCCAGATGACTACCGACGAGTCCCCGGCGGACGTCGCCGCCCACGACGCCGCCGCGCCGGGTGACGGCGCGCCGCCCGCTTCCCCGCCGCTAGATGCGCGGTCCGCGCCGGCCCGTCGTCGCTCCGGCACACCGCGTTCGCCGCGCGCGCGCACGAAGGCGGCCGCCGCAAGCGGCGAGACGGCGGCGCCCGCAACCGGCGAGGGGCAGACCGTTCAGGCGCCCGTGTCGCCGCCCGCCGAGGAGCCGGTACCATCGGCGCCAGCGCGCCAGAGCCGCGCGCGCCGCTCCGCCCAGCCTCCAGAGCCCACCTCCGATCCGGACGAGGGGGCCGCGCCGCCCCGGACCGCCGCCGAGACGCCGGCATCCCCGCGCCGGCGGCCTACGCGGCGCTCCTCGGCCGCAGTGGCGACGGCGCCGGCGGAGGCGCTCCCCAAGGTAGCTGACCCTGGCCCCGTCACGGCCGCGTCGGCGGTCCCGGCCGCCCCGCCGGCGATCGCGCCCGCCGAGGAGCGTGCCCTTCTCGCGCCCGCCGAGGAGCAGGTCCCGATCGCCGGCGCGGCGGGGGAGTCGGCGGCGGCCGGCGGCGATCTCGCCGCGCCAGCCAGGACGAGGCGGACGCGCTCGCCGCGACGGGACCGCAAGACGGCCGAGGCCGCCATACTCGAGCAGGCCACGGAGCCGGAGGCCGCCGTCCCGGCCGTGGAGGCGGTCTCCGCGGAGGAGCCCGCCTTCGCGCCCGCGCCCGCGCCCGAGCGGCCAGCGCGGCGCCAGCGCGCTCCCGGCCGCAAGGTCGGGGAGGCGCCAACGGCGCCGCCGCCGGTTGCGCGCGTGGTCGTGCGGCGCGGCATGCCCGAACTCCAGATCCGCGAGGTCCCCGTCGCCCCCGTGTACTTCTTCGGCAACGTCGCCGGCACCCGTCAGCTTCGCCATGTTGCCTCGGAGGTCGCTCGCGCCGCGCGCGAGGGCCTGCACCTGCACTCGACCCTGGTCGAGCTGGTGTGCCCGCAACCGGCGGACGACAGCATGCAGGAGATGCTGGACGCGCGCGTTGCCGCCATCCTGGACGCCGATCCGCAGGGTTACGTCTTGCCCCGGGTGGTCTTCGTGCCCGCGACGGGATGGCGCCAGCAGTACCCGGACGAGGTGAACCACTACGCCGACGGCACGAGCGACGACCCGTCCATCGCGAGCGACCGCTTCTGGCTGGAGGCCGGTCACTGCCTGCGGTCGATGGCGGCCCACGTTGAGCGCACCACGTATGCCCAGAACGTCATCGGCTACCATCTGGAGCGCGGAGAGTGGTTTCATCCCGCCGACGCGGGCTTCGATCGCTCGTTCGCCAACCGGGAGGCCTTTCGCCAGTGGCTCCGCGCCAAATACCACAACAGCGAGGTCGCCTTGCGCGCCGGGTGGTACGACGGCAGCGTCCAGTTCTACACCGCCGACATCCCTCCGCTGCCCACGAACGGACGCTCCGAGCTAGCCTTCTTCGGCCCGCGCAAGGAGCGGCGGTGGATCGACTTCCTCGAGTTCACGTCGGAGACGACCGCGGATCGCCTGGTGGCCCTGGCGCGCGTGGTGAAGGAGGCGACGCTGGGGCGCGCGCTCGTCTCGGTCTGCTACGGTTACACCTTTGAGTTCGGCCACACCTACTCCGGCCACCTGGCGCTCGGTCGTCTCCTGGCGGATCCCGCCATCGACATCGTGACCGGGCCGCCCTCCTACCGCGACCGCCAGGTCGGCGGCGCGGGCGCCTTCCCCGGGCCCGTCGACTCGGTCGCCGTTCACGGGAAGCTCTGGATCTCGGAGGACGACACCAAGACGCACCTGGCGCCGCCGGGCGATGATCCTGACGACTTCAACCCGCGGATCGAAACCAGGGCCGCCACGGAGCAGGCGCAGCTTCGGAGCATGGGCGCCGCCCTGGCGCACCAGTCCGGCGTGGGGTGGATGGACCTCTGGGGAGAGGGCTGGCTCGACGCCGACGACATCTGGTCGCGCATCGGTGAGTTCTCCCGGCGGTACGAGCGCTACCTGAGGCTCCGTCGCCCGCAGTCGCCGGACGTTGTCGTCCTGGTGAACGAGCGCAGCCTACTGCACTTGCGGCGCGGCGAGGACTTCGTGCGCCGCCTGCTCGCCGGGCAACGCGATGCCATCCTCCGGTGCGGCGCCTCCGTCGGCTTCTACCTGCAGAACGACGTGACCGCTCGCGCCTTCCCCACCGACGCCAAGCTCTACCTCTTCCTGACGCCCTACCGGCTGACCTTCGAGCAGCGCACCGCCATACGCGAGAGGCTCCACGGTGGAGGGCGAACGCTCGTATGGATGTACGCCGTCGGCGTCTGTGAGGACCGAGGGGAGACCGAAGAGAGCGCGCACGACGTGACGGGCCTGATGCTGCACCAGCAGTCGTGGAACGCCGAGGTCGGCACACGACTGACCGACACGCGCCATGCGATCACCCAGAGCGTGACCGATCGCGCACTCGGCGTGCGTGAGCGGCTCAATCCGTCGTTCTACGTGGACGACGATGAGCCGGGCGTCGTCGTGCTCGGCGAGTACCAGCAGAGCGGGTTGCCATCGGTTGCCGTCCGGAAAATGGAGGGCTGGAGTTCGGTGTTCATCGGCGAGCCCACGCTCAGCGCCGATCTGCTGCGGGGGCTCTGTCGCCACGCCGGGGTGCACCTGTACGTGACCGGTGGCGACGACTACGTCTACGCCGGCAACGGGTGGGTGACGCTCCACGCCACGCGCGAGGGGCACCGCACGCTGATGGTGCCGCCCAACCGCGCGGTCTACGACATCACGGAGGAGCGCCTGCTGGGCGACGACCTGCGCGAGTGCCGCGCCTTCATGCGCGCGCGCACGACGCGGGTCTTCTTCATCGCGCCCATCGAGGAGATGCGCAAGCTGGGACTGCGCGGCCTGGACGCGCCGCGCGAGTCGCTCGAGCGGGATCGCCCGAGGCGGAGCGCGCCCGAGGGCGTGGAGAGCGAGGCAGCCGCCGCGCCGCTGGCGAACGCGCTTGAGCCGGTCATCCCGGGGGCCACGGTTACCTCCGACGGCCTGGGCGATTCCGACGACGGTGGTGACGAGGTGGTTGGGGCGGCCGAGCCCGCGGATCTGGTCGCGGCCGATGTGGTGAAGAGCCGCCGCCGGCGGCGCGGCGGCCGGGGACGCGGCAGACGCCGCGCCGCGCAGGGCACCGCGAGCGTCGACGGAGCGGGGGCACCCCCGCCGCCGGAGGAGGGTTAGGAGTTGGCGACCGCGGCCGAGCTCATCGCGTACAAGGTCGGCGCGCGCGCTCGCAAGCTCGCCGGCGAGGATTGCGTGGTGGAGGCCTACGAGCTCCTCTACGGGGCCATCGGCGAGGCCCGTCGCGACGGCAAGGCGGAGATGGAGGCGCTCCTGCGCGATCAGCTCGCGCGGTTCGAGCGCAAGTTGGAGGAGGGCTTCGAAGAGGACGAGGAGTAGGGCCATGCCGGTCGCCGCGTTCGCGACGCTCGGGTGCAAGGTCAACCAGTACGAGACGCAGCGTATCCTGGACAGTTTTGAGCAGCGCGGTTTCGCGATCGCGTCCTTCGGGGACTTGGCGGACGTCTACGTCATCAACACCTGCTCAGTGACGCAGACTGCCGAGCGCAAGTCGCGCCAGATGCTGCGGCGCCTGGCGCGCCAGAACCCCCAGGCGATCGTCGTGATGACCGGCTGCTACGCCGAGATGGCGCGCCTTCGCGGCGAGAGCGTCGCGGAGGCTACGCTCGTGGTGCCGAACCCCGAGAAGCTGCGCGCGCTCGACCACCTGCTCGCCGCCTACCCGCGCCTGCTCGACGCGCTGGCCGGGGCCCCGCCGGCGCGCGCGCGCGCGAGGCCCGCCGGCCGCACGCGCGCCACGGTCAAGATCCAGGATGGCTGCAACGTCGGTTGCGCCTTCTGCTCCATCCCCTACACACGCTCCAATATGCGGTCGCGGCCCGCGGACGAGGTGATCGCGGAGGTGGAGCGGTTCGTGTCCGATGGTTACCGCGAGGTGGTCGTGACTGGCGTGCTCGTTGGCTCCTACGGGCCGGCCACGGGCTCCGGCGGCGCCGGTCTCGCCGACCTGCTGGCGCGAATGGCGGCGGTTGAGGGAATCGAACGGATCCGTCTTTCGTCGATCGAGCCAACGCATGTAACGGATCGGCTGCTGGATGCGTTCATGGCGGCCCCGACTCTGGCCAATCATCTGCACATCCCGCTTCAGAGCGGCGACGGCGCGGTCCTGCGCGCCATGAATCGCCCCTACGGACGCGAGGATTACCTCGGCCTCTGCGAGCGGGTCGCCGCTTCGCTCCCGGACGCAGCGATCACCACGGACATCCTGGTGGGCTTCCCCGGCGAGAGCCGCGCGGCGTTCGACAACACCGTGGACGTGGTGCGGCGTGTCCGGTTCGCGCGCGCGCACATCTTTCGCTACTCGCCGCGGCCGGGCACGCCGGCGGCCAGCATGGCGCACCAGGTGCCGGAGGAGGAGAAGGAGGCGCGCGCGCACGAGTTGGCGGCGGAGTGCCGGGCCGCGCAGGCCGGCTACATCGGGCGCTTCCTCGGCCGGACGCTTCCCGTCCTGGTGGAGGCCAAGGGCGGAGCCGGCGGCCTGCTCTCCGGCTACACGGAGAACTACATTCGGGTGCAGTTCGCCGGCGGGACGGGCATGGTCGGTACGATGGCGCCCGTGCGGCTCCTGGAGCCAATGCAAGACGGGGCGGTGGGCGAGGCCGTCTCCAGCTACCAACCGGAGGCCGACATCATTCCCGTGGCGCTCGTCTCCGGTGTTGCGTCGACCGGACGGCCGCGCTCAGTCCACCAGCCCGGCGATGGCCTGGGGATCTACGCGATCGAGCCGCGGCCCGAACTGGCCCACGACGAGCGATGCCGTGTATGAGGCCACGCGGCCCGTGACCGCCAGCGGCATGCCGCGGGTCAGGCCGTAGAGCAGCCCCGCGGCATACATGTCGCCGGCGCCCGTCGTGTCCACGGGGTCGATCGGGTACGTCGGCACCTCCACGATCTCCTCGCCCCGGCAGAGCAGCGAGCCCCTCTCATCCATCGTCACGGCCGCCACATCGCTCAGCGCGGCCAGGGCGCGCACGGCCTCGCGCGGCGTGCCCGTGTCGGTGAGGGCCTGCGCCTCGTCGGCGTTGCCCACCAGCACGTCGACATGGCTGCGCATCAGGTCGAGGAGGTCGGCCTTGTGACGCGCGACGCAGAACGGGTCCGAGAGGCTCAGCGCCACCTGCACGCCCGTTCGGTTGGCCTCCCGCATCGCCAGCAGAACGGCCTCCTTCTGGTTGTCCGTGTCCCAGAGATAGGCGGTCACGTATAGGTACTGGCTGTCGCGGAGGTCGCTCAGCCGCACGTCGCGGGCCTCCAGGGCGCGGCTGGCGCCCAGGTAGGTGCACATGGTGCGCTGGGAATCCGGCGTGATTAGGATCAGCGAGGTGCCGGTGCGGCCCTCGCAGGTCCCGAGGTTGGGCTGGACATCGCGGGTGAGCAGGGAGCGCCGGTAGAGGTCACCATACTCATCGCTGCCGACGCGGCTGGTGTAGCACGCGCGCCCGCCGAGCAACGAGACGCCGCTCATGGTGTTGGCGCCCGAGCCGCCGGCCTCGATATTGACGATGCTCTCGACGACGCACGGAAGCAACTCCTCGTACTGGGCGCGGTCCAGCAGCGACATGCTGCCCTTGGCCAGTCGGAGCTCCTCCAGCGTCTGATCGTCCACTTCGGCCTGCAGGTCCACCAGCGCATTGCACATCCCGAACACGTCGAAGCGCATGCACACGTCCTCTTCTTGCCGGCGGCTCCGGCGCCGCCCCGTTCAGGTTACCCGATCCGCGAACACGCCCGCGCAAGCGAACGGGCCGCCTGTCATGGCGGCCCGTTCGCCTCGTTCGGCGAGCAGGGGTCATCCGGCGCGGTTCGGCCGATCGCGAAACGGCAGCCTTGCCGCGGGCGACACCGGCAGATGCGGCACGGGTCTTGCGCAAGACCCGCGCCGCCGTCCGCGTGTTGGCGGCTAGTTGCCGCCGACCCGTGACCCGACGCCGCCGCCCGGCGCGCCCCGGTAGTTGGGGTTGAGCTCGGGCTCCGGAGCGCGCGCGGCGTTACCCTTGGCTCCGGACGCCTGCACCTGTGGTGAAGCCGCGTCCCTGGCGGCGTCCTCGGACTTGCCGCAGCCGGCCAGCAGACCCAGCGACAGGGCCATGGTCGCCACCATCGCCAGCTCGAGACGCCTCATCACAGCTGGTCCCACATGTACCTGCTGCGGTCGGTGATGGTCGTCGTGTCGGAATCGGTCTCCCACGACCAGTTGGTGC contains:
- a CDS encoding carboxypeptidase regulatory-like domain-containing protein; the encoded protein is MRRCQILLFALVTVLVSARCVAAEEVIWTTGRVLDAGSGRPIGDAVVAVYDQKQRVVDYARTDADGYYALAVLRSALALKGKSSGGFLHEVTAGVSRFVGGVGRVAALPLKVGIKVAASAAGASDPLIGAGVGVVPAWPAPWSMECRAGRAGRRSSRNRERSS
- a CDS encoding DUF2892 domain-containing protein gives rise to the protein MTTERWLRLIAGVFVGATAALAALMDMRWLWFTGFVALNLVQSAFTDWCPMKWLLERLGGRSATQQAPRHG
- a CDS encoding efflux RND transporter permease subunit; protein product: MRIGFAGRLAAAFVNSRLTPLVIVASVAAGVFAVVRTPREEEPQIVVPMADVIVQMPGASAREVERRVTAPMEKLIWEIPGVEYIYSTSSPGSSMAVVRFLVGQNQEAAFVRLREKLQSHFDRIPSGASQPIIKPRSIDDVPILALTLHGPNHTPLALRQIASRVEDAIKQVDDVSETTIIGGARRQVRVLLDRSRLAGFGLTPDGVATALGAANRQEQSGAFSQTNAEVAVRTGDFLRDARDVGQVVVGAAGGRPVFVRDVARVHDGAEEPASYVLFGYGRGAGREAPAAPDSAGRAPEPGTVEPAVTISVAKRQGKNAITIANRVIAKVSSLKGAVIPSDVRVTETRNYGQTASEKSNELLYHMLIAIVSVTALIAVALGRREALVVLVAIPVTLAITLLVFYLYGYTLNRITLFALIFSIGILVDDAIVVVENIVRHRRMPAEVRKPPLQSAVEAVDEVGNPTILATFTVIAAILPMAFVGGLMGPYMRPIPVGASAAMLFSLIIAFVVTPWAAIRLLKDGRHGRAEHAEGDDYLTRLYRRVMTPLLRRPLVRWGFLGGVVVLLLAAMSLVWLRAVTVKMLPFDNKNEFQVIVDMPTGTTLEHTAAATRAIGDYLATVPEVANYQMYAGAASPYNFNGLVRHYFMRRGANQGDIQVNLVGKHERSVQSHAIVKRIRPGVARIAEAWGVRAKVAEVPPGPPVLETLVAEVYGPTEAVRTQVAREVKGIFSTTEGVADVDWYMDDDQPTYRFVADKEKAALAGVDPEAIGRTVTMALSGAPVGLAHDEAAREDVPIVLRLPRQERSGLRELDQLSVASRAGALVPLRELVRPVAIPTDKSIYHKNLLPVVYVTGDVVGRQESPVYAILAMNRAIADLRLPRGGKLNVLTTHVPFTTDTAQMKWDGEWHISYEVFRDLGIAFAAVLVLIYILVVAWFQSFTTPLVIMAPIPLTLVGILPAHALLGAFFTATSMIGFIAGAGIIVRNSIILVDFVELRLRQGMPLEQAVIDAGATRFRPMLLTAAAVIVGSSVILFDPIFQGLAVALMAGEVASTLLSRLAVPVLYYMVRGREVGEPATAVAPAPPTPAGA
- the mtaB gene encoding tRNA (N(6)-L-threonylcarbamoyladenosine(37)-C(2))-methylthiotransferase MtaB, whose protein sequence is MPVAAFATLGCKVNQYETQRILDSFEQRGFAIASFGDLADVYVINTCSVTQTAERKSRQMLRRLARQNPQAIVVMTGCYAEMARLRGESVAEATLVVPNPEKLRALDHLLAAYPRLLDALAGAPPARARARPAGRTRATVKIQDGCNVGCAFCSIPYTRSNMRSRPADEVIAEVERFVSDGYREVVVTGVLVGSYGPATGSGGAGLADLLARMAAVEGIERIRLSSIEPTHVTDRLLDAFMAAPTLANHLHIPLQSGDGAVLRAMNRPYGREDYLGLCERVAASLPDAAITTDILVGFPGESRAAFDNTVDVVRRVRFARAHIFRYSPRPGTPAASMAHQVPEEEKEARAHELAAECRAAQAGYIGRFLGRTLPVLVEAKGGAGGLLSGYTENYIRVQFAGGTGMVGTMAPVRLLEPMQDGAVGEAVSSYQPEADIIPVALVSGVASTGRPRSVHQPGDGLGIYAIEPRPELAHDERCRV
- a CDS encoding adenosine kinase yields the protein MRFDVFGMCNALVDLQAEVDDQTLEELRLAKGSMSLLDRAQYEELLPCVVESIVNIEAGGSGANTMSGVSLLGGRACYTSRVGSDEYGDLYRRSLLTRDVQPNLGTCEGRTGTSLILITPDSQRTMCTYLGASRALEARDVRLSDLRDSQYLYVTAYLWDTDNQKEAVLLAMREANRTGVQVALSLSDPFCVARHKADLLDLMRSHVDVLVGNADEAQALTDTGTPREAVRALAALSDVAAVTMDERGSLLCRGEEIVEVPTYPIDPVDTTGAGDMYAAGLLYGLTRGMPLAVTGRVASYTASLVVGQFGPRLDRVDPQAIAGLVD
- a CDS encoding DUF4142 domain-containing protein, with the protein product MRDRTIVTVAVAAVGLLLAATAAHARDEGPLTAQEFVTKATHGSAAEVELGRTAADQGYVGMVKDFGQRMVRDHSRLNAELAALATREGCMVPTGPSDMQMMEIGELASLGKSVFGLAYARNQVKGHEQTIALFKRAANELADPDLRLWASRTIPTLEHHLSMARDLYRDVIWRRRANLGFGGRYDPDNIYAERTPAGPRSVY